A stretch of Besnoitia besnoiti strain Bb-Ger1 chromosome III, whole genome shotgun sequence DNA encodes these proteins:
- a CDS encoding DEAD/DEAH box helicase domain-containing protein (encoded by transcript BESB_045720): MGAWSGAFFAIVALLLSGHAAAGSVAGRGGSRSLGRSFFSSSASFSVPALSSLGEKDGLLGSSVFRLPPLPPSSVTSLLSPSAHASLSSLSGSQPPLSSLHRQRFSASTRPSAHARRRSTPGCVAPFSFVLPPALASRAYGLHSSSLRCRVSRRTFLYLRRPFPKHDLTVTSLRFSRFGEKPGTHHGHLLGAVASGAPCRATGGVFAAVPSLRPHSAAWQSSARISSSPAPPSTPVQPPGSSPRLDRWSPGPFAAAPPVPATAEETPPPPPPCPLTFAGLPLPPYLSAALASRDVQVPTGIQRAALPVGASGADLLVHSETGSGKTFAYLLSLLHWHHHANAEGAAAPAASEAVSLLYTPLDAEPRGEGAEGSRHRKKPSGRALTRRKTDLSSKKAATGGREEAEEAQSAAESYLSHAACLDAPEVANAVARASACSLIVTPTRELAVQVAHEVHSLLRTNFCLTSRESEAGRASPLQRAADAYAAARRELEAAEHAASELKTAAAATSQEGGKGAPALLARAHQAQTEAARAQDRLVKARLALAHARGEGKRPRLLLVLSEPLRTAEGTAGNAQAPRVGAEADPRDSDNAGDDGDRCREEKARARGGGQGARPEGEGEASKAVSRATEPPLFETEVKQLPAWARDKIGSSLIVVGAAQTLRHLLQRLGAVQPQTLETFLKRVKHVVFDEADRLLQPLTRYAPLKKRTLRASRPRPASLLFSSLLVAKKRFFQKRRKAATRPGASLLLSAPACLLPQAAAPGASKRKKKRESSPSPLEFLHRVFRLPPGTLSPSPHPSSMDFQIIGASATVGRPLRRQLADMLNLREALRLSSSRSSCGAAEEAETSEGDQKSVSQDEREEMERVIQDLQSRGLLTLQRDTKDERGEGEWLAAKSGAPENGKGTRLMRVVRPLRESAAAASPHEQGWPLVGLPASLEHFLHPSPRGFLATLAYETSLLLHALQPRRALILLAHRHSVVSFLLHLRRLGIEHTQLLHEAFGFLSPRLTHRLQSANEKMPSLPSSPSAVASSSRLHFHFSRRQSLAQAPRESPLSASGAAAHSVAEETGSLRSPGAFSIAEERAEEDERELERGDTALRQVRDVGHAADATRPRTLLLTSMTTARGLHFDDLDYVFLVGEIENAREYQHLAGRAGRQGRRGTVVSISDAAAQKSISSWANMLGVKFQDSRQLLVRLQEGMPTSDYLRDLRNLSSSEPEEKDFATRKQHDSENDEQCRGGKDCGQVAARGEAGGLNDVQDESAHEGSEHEDRAKGQLAMEGCLEGGEMRRTAPREERERNATGVSEADTNEGGRTESGGGSDAVGHVETPLPSSPIKTSEFGKPPGSPETLLEMVSKLSFPSFSSLVSQL, translated from the exons ATGGGGGCGTGGAGCGGGGCTTTCTTCGCTAtcgtcgctcttcttctgtcTGGGCATGCGGCCGCGGGTTCAGTCGCCGGGcgtggcggcagccgctcgctcgggcgttccttcttctcctcgtccgctTCCTTTTCCGTCCCTGCCCTCAGCTCCCTCGGTGAAAAAGACGGACTTCTTGGTTCCAGCGTGtttcggctgccgccgctaCCTCCCTCATCTGTGacctccctcctctctccttccgctcacgcctcgctgtcgtcttTAAGCGGCTCCCAGCCGCCTTTGTCTTCTCTTCATCGTCAGCGTTTCTCCGCTTCCACGCGGCCGTCCGCacacgcgaggcggcgcagcaccCCGGGGTGCGTCGCGCCTTTTTCCTTCGTCCTCCCTCCCGCGCTCGCATCGCGTGCGTATGGGCTCCACTCTTCTTCGTTGCGCTGCCGTGTGTCTCGCCGCACTTTCCTCTATCTGAGGAGGCCTTTTCCGAAACACGACCTTACGGTGACTTCTCTGCGTTTCTCACGCTTCGGGGAGAAGCCAGGCACGCACCACGGACATCTGCTTGGCGCCGTTGCGTCTGGCGCGCCTTGTCGAGCGACAGGAGGCGTTTTCGCGGCGGTCCCTTCCCTGCGCCCTCACTCGGCGGCCTGGCAGTCCAGTGCGCGGATTTCGTCTTCACCCGCTCCCCCCTCTACTCCTGTCCAGCCGCCAGGCTCGTCCCCGAGGCTAGACAGGTGGTCTCCAGGGCCtttcgcagcggcgcctcctgtgCCTGCCACTGCTGAAGAgactcctccgcccccgccgccatGCCCGCTGACGTTTGCGGGGCTACCGCTGCCGCCGTATCTGtcagcggcgctggcgagtcGGGACGTGCAGGTGCCCACAGGCATCCAGCGGGCAGCGCTTCccgtcggcgcctctggcgccgatCTGCTAGTTCACTCAGAGACAGGCAGCGGAAAGACGTTCGCGTATCTGCTTTCTCTGCTTCACTGGCACCACCACGCaaacgcggagggcgccgcggcgcccgctgcctctgAGGCGGTGTCGCTGCTCTACACGCCTCtcgacgcggagccgcggggggaaggcgcggagggcagcAGGCACCGCAAGAAACCGAGTGGGCGCGCGCTGACACGGCGGAAAACCGACTTGAGCAGTAAAAAGGCAGCGACAGgagggcgcgaagaagcagaagaggcgcagtCGGCTGCAGAGAGCTACCTCTCCCATGCAGCGTGTCTGGACGCTCCCGAGGTCGCCAACGCCGTCGCGCGAGCCTCTGCTTGCTCGCTCATCGTCACACCGACGCGGGAGTTGGCTGTGCAGGTCGCGCACGAAGTCCACAGTCTCCTTCGAACCAACTTCTGTCTGACCAGCAGGGAATCGGAAGCAGGGcgtgcctcgccgctgcagcgagctGCCGACGCGTACGCGGCAGCCAGGCGAGAGCTTGAGGCCGCTGAACACGCGGCCAGCGAGctgaagacggcggcggctgcgacgtcTCAAGAGGGAGGAAAGGGCGCGCCAGCGCTCCTGGCTCGCGCTCATCAGGCGCAAACTGAAGCTGCCCGCGCTCAGGACCGTCTCGTGAAGGCCCGCCTGGCTTTGGCTCACGCCAGAGGCGAGGggaagcgcccgcgcctcctcctcgtttTGAGCGAGCCTCTGAGGACTGCAGAGGGAACAGCTGGCAACGCCCAGGCACCTCGCGTaggcgcggaggctgacCCTCGAGACAGCGAtaacgcaggcgacgacggcgaccgaTGCCGTGAAGAGAAGGccagagcgagaggcggaggccagggcgcgcgccctgagggcgagggagaggcgtcGAAAGCAGTcagccgcgcgacagagccGCCTCTCTTTGAAACAGAGGTCAAGCAGCTTCCAGCGTGGGCGCGCGACAA GATCGGCTCGTCTCtcatcgtcgtcggcgccgctcaAACGCTTCGTCACCTTCTGCAG AGACTGGGGGCCGTCCAGCCGCAGACACTCGAGACGTTTCTGAAGCGCGTCAAGCACGTCGTCTTCGATGAAGCGGATCGTCTTCTCCAGCCTCTCA CTCGATATgcgccgctgaagaagaggacttTGCGAGCCTCACGTCCGCGCCCGGCgtctctccttttttcttcgcttctcgtTGCGAAGAAACGGTTCTTCCAGAAGCGGCGGAAAGCTGCGACGAGACCTGgcgcttctctccttctctctgcacCAGCCTGCCTCCTTCCGCAAGCGGCTGCACCAGGCGCGAGCaagcggaagaaaaaacgcgaaagctctccgtcgccgctcgAGTTCCTTcaccgcgtcttccgcctgccgccaggcacgctgtcgccttcgcctcatcCGTCATCAATGGATTTCCAAATCATCGGCGCAAGCGCGACTGTGGGTcggccgctgaggcggcagctcgccgaTATGCTCAATCTGCGCGAGGCCCTGCGactgtcttcttctcgcagttcctgcggggctgcagaagaggcggagacgagtgAAGGAGACCAGAAATCCGTATCGCAGGACGAGAGGGAGGAAATGGAACGCGTCATCCAAGACCTGCAGTCTCGGGGACTCCTcactctgcagcgcgacacaaaagacgagagaggagaaggcgaatgGCTCGCAGCGAAATCGGGAGCCCCTGAGAATGGAAAGGGCACACGCCTCATGAGAGTCGTCCG ACCTCTCCGAGaatctgccgccgccgcctctccgcacGAGCAGGGGTGGCCCCTCGTAGGGCTGCCGGCGTCCCTGGAGCACTTTCTTCACCCGTCGCCCAGGGGATTTCTGG CCACGCTCGCCTACGAGACttccctgctgctgcatgcgctgcagccccgccggGCTCTGATTTTGCTCGCGCACCGGCACTCGGttgtctcctttcttctgCATCTTCGGCGTCTCGGGATAGAA CACACGCAGCTTCTGCATGAGGCCTTtggttttctctctccccgtcTCACGCATCGCCTGCAGTCAGCGAACGAGAAGATGCCCTCTTTGCCCTCTTCCCCGTCCGCAGTGGCCTCATCTTCTCGTCTTCACTTTCACTTCTCCAGAAGGCAAAGCCTCGCCCAGGCCCCGCGGGAGAGTCCGCTGTCTgcctcgggcgccgctgcgcattCGGTTGCGGAGGAGACTGGCTCGCTGCGGTCGCCTGGCGCCTTCTCTATCGCCGAGGAACGGGCCGAAGAGGATGAAAGAGAGTTGGAGAGGGGCGACACGGCTTTGCGTCAAGTGCGGGATGTGGGACACGCTGCCGATGCAACAAGGCCGCGCACGCTGTTACTCACGTCGATGACCACAGCACGCGGACTTCATTTTGACGAT CTCGACTACGTCTTTCTCGTAGGAGAGATCGAGAACGCGAGGGAGTACCAGCATCTCGCAG GTCGAGCGGGAAGGCAGGGACGGCGCGGCACTGTTGTTTCAATCAGTGACGCTGCGGCTCAAAA ATCCATTTCCTCCTGGGCCAACATGCTTGGCGTGAAGTTCCAGGACTCACGGCAGCTGCTGGTCCGGCTGCAAGAAGGTATGCCAACCTCTGATTACCTACGGGACTTGCGGAATTTGTCGTCTTCGGAACCAGAAGAAAAAGACTTCGCAACGAGGAAACAGCACGATTCAGAGAACGACGAACAATGCCGCGGAGGCAAAGACTGCGGACAGGTAGcagcccgcggcgaggcagggggGCTGAACGACGTGCAAGACGAGTCCGCCCACGAGGGAAGCGAGCACGAGGACAGAGCGAAAGGCCAGCTAGCGATGGAGGGCTGCTTAGAAGGAGGGGAAATGAGGCGAACCGCCCCTCGTGAGGAACGGGAAAGAAACGCCACCGGGGTCAGCGAGGCAGACACCAATGAAGGCGGGCGAACagaaagcggcggcggcagtgaCGCCGTAGGGCATGTCGAAACCCCCCTGCCTTCCAGTCCCATTAAGACATCGGAGTTCGGGAAACCTCCTGGTTCGCCGGAAACCTTGCTAGAGATGGTTTCTAAATTGTCTTTTCCGTCCTTTTCGTCTCTAGTGTCTCAGTTGTGA
- a CDS encoding hypothetical protein (encoded by transcript BESB_045730) — protein MAIAGPASGEALAPSPSSGLSASPAAVVAALAAGGKNDDELGYMGEEGVSTGKEEEPDEAELEHFASVRQAFELYEHDALLEVHRIERHLRRLAPEDRALLKESIGSRIARLKDAIACNQAFINLVLIASDNSNMQPHGTFPSDSLDGDRGRPQACAESHSHNTPAVARDEGCYGCDCHHPSAGCVTTEPTEDAHRGQLAQKLADVGARGLREPSARHPPGGGDQATAANGSYAGLPPPEPELGGGRAAAGESVKKKKKKKKSNGKSTAGCAKPRQPDQDQKTHSGGPADARGSGFAAGDGLPCSAPPSQGHCGESSAPSDSYRMAIDHEKLARNMSKVRSTLRQFVRDWSAEGAEEREAAYGPLLEALESRMPIRDRTKPPRVLCPGSGLGRLPFEVTRRGYACQGNEFSYFMLMGSDFILNHALKVRSCPLQPYCLSTSNRRGRHDHLQTVWIPDVSPNEHISPDTDFSMCAGEFVEVYGGCDGTPSGIPGASQPFDAVLTSYFLDTARNVLLYIRTIAKILPPGGLWANIGPLLYHYAEMPNEMSIELAWDELEEVIRLWFDIEKIEWRDAYYTSNPKSMMQVQYHCVFFVAIRNSAPAPVVTPLPDAY, from the exons ATGGCGATCGCAGGCCCAGCCTCGGGGGAGGCGTtagcgccgtcgccttcgtcgggcttgtctgcctcccccgccgccgttgtggcggcgctcgctgcgggcggcaAGAACGACGACGAACTGGGCTACATGGGGGAAGAGGGCGTCTCGACGgggaaggaagaagagccagacgaagcggagcTGGAGCACTTTGCAAGTGTCAGACAGGCCTTCGAGTTGTACGAACAcgacgcgctgctggaggTTCATCGCATAGAGCGCcatctgcggcgcctcgccccggAAGACAGAGCGCTGCTGAAGGAGTCGATCGGCTCGCGGATTGCGAGGCTGAAAGACGCAATCGCCTGCAACCAAGCCTTCATCAACCTCGTCCTCATCGCCAGCGATAACAGCAACATGCAGCCTCACGGGACGTTCCCTTCCGACAGTCTCGACGGCGACCGAGGCAGGCCCCaggcctgcgcagagagccacAGCCACAACACCCCCGCAGTAGCGAGAGACGAGGGCTGCTACGGCTGCGATTGCCATCACCCCAGCGCCGGCTGCGTGACGACCGAGCCcacagaagacgcgcacaGAGGACAACTCGCACAGAAGCTTGCAgacgtcggcgcccgcggcctgcgggagCCAAGCGCCAGGCACCCTCCGGGCGGAGGCGATCAGGCGACAGCTGCGAACGGCAGTTACGCCGGCTTGCCCCCGCCGGAGCCTGAGCTGGGAGGCGGGcgtgcagccgccggcgagtcagtgaaaaagaagaagaagaaaaagaagagcaACGGGAAGTCAACCGCGGGCTGCGCCAAGCCGCGACAGCCAGACCAGGATCAGAAGACGCATAGTGGAGGACCCGCCGACGCGAGGGGATCGGGATTCGCAGCTGGCGACGGCCTCCCATgctccgcgccgccatcGCAGGGGCACTGCGGAGAGTCCTCGGCGCCCAGTGACTCCTACCGCATGGCGATTGACCACGAGAAGCTCGCGCGGAATATGTCCAAG GTGAGAAGCACTCTGCGGCAGTTTGTGAGAGACTGgtcggcggaaggcgcagaggagagggaggccgCCTATGGGCCcctgctggaggcgctggagtCTCGCATGCCCATCCGCGATCGCACCAAGCCACCAAG AGTCCTGTGCCCCGGATCTGGGCTTGGGCGCCTGCCCTTCGAGGTCACGCGCCGCGGGTACGCCTGCCAGGGCAACGAGTTTTCGTACTTCATGCTAATGG GCTCCGATTTCATTCTGAATCACGCTCTAAAGGTCCGGTCttgccctctgcagccgtaTTGCCTCTCAACGTCGAACCG gcgaggcagacacgaCCACCTGCAGACCGTGTGGATTCCTGACGTATCCCCGAACGAACACATTTCTCCCGACACGGATTTCTCCATGTGCGCCGGCGAGTTCGTAGAG GTCTACGGCGGATGCGACGGCACGCCGAGCGGCATCCCGGGAGCGTCTCAGCCCTTCGACGCAGTCCTGACTTCGTATTTCCTCGACACCGCGAGAAACGTGCTGCTCTACATTCGTACCATCGCCAAGATTCTCCCCCCCGGCGGCCTCTGGGCGAACATCGGTCCTCTGCTCTACCACTACGCCGAGATGCCGAACGAGATGTCCATCGAGCTGGCTTGGGACGAGCTCGAAGAAG TTATACGGCTGTGGTTTGATATCGAGAAGATCGAATGGCGCGACGCGTACTACACCTCGAATCCAAAGTCAATGATGCAG GTCCAGTACCActgcgtctttttcgttGCCATTCGAaactccgcgcccgcccccgtCGTCACGCCTCTGCCTGACGCATACTAG
- a CDS encoding hypothetical protein (encoded by transcript BESB_045740), with translation MRSDQRRLLPATTEATPVEGAATESRFGEPFAGHARAPPPVAARCRVSVSVGQLLRKPLLRRVFCSRLQRCLTLGAKLEVDPARRLLGLDVLSNRW, from the coding sequence ATGAGGAGTGATCAACGTCGTTTACTTCCGGCGACaacagaggcgacgcccgtggagggcgcggcgacagaaagCCGCTTCGGCGAGCCGTTCGCTGGGCACGCGCGAGCCCCGCCGCCAGTCGCGGCGCGTTGTCGtgtttctgtctctgttGGACAGCTCCTGAGGAagcctctgcttcgccgcgttTTCTGTTCACGACTTCAGAGGTGCCTCACTCTAGGAGCTAAACTCGAGGTCGATCcagcgcgccgtctcctggGCCTGGACGTTCTCAGCAACCGCTGGTAG
- a CDS encoding hemolysin-III related subfamily protein (encoded by transcript BESB_045750) — translation MNPQNAGRLLVGCTVGVSAYCLCWLCLPPFYRDTRAIQLLFPSPLYLIYLGAFGVLFLVVGSLCIGSVLMLRYDDPRLGKREEDLSPGVPLSSSSQLAGRRIESALFEVSAKTEALDNMAGETSESRYGVLSETGFAEKLEEKGAGLRGRQAKVSTSGNTCRHGEDKVSSRVSGSAPRAASNSPTTKARMCSLSSDGSVAEGVMTVRPFLRGKIHLALFLLSPLWILFILSACSSPSSFVAAAISCFTFVWNFLASALLHCFEWTNRPGLYQLLHKLDHAGIFMVISGSTTPIPMLLLDASSSCWLLLVQLAATIYGFCSIIFGELTSTGRTRRAYTYIFVGLLHALFLSEYYRVLKSSELVAVFALASLYVVGALVYSCKRPDPFPAIYGFHEVFHSFCFLSFLLTLWLDYVVIRRVEWGAARSAGTELDGAAADAEAAGVAAGPG, via the exons ATGAACCCGCAGAACGCAGGCAGGTTGCTCGTCGGCTGCACGGTTGGAGTGTCCGCATACTGTCTCTGTTGGCTGTGCCTTCCGCCCTTTTATAGAGACACACGGGCGATCCAGCTCTTGTTTCCCTCGCCGCTCTATCTGATATACCTTGGAGCGTTCGGCGTCCTCTTTCTCGTTGTGGGCTCGCTTTGCATCGGCAGCGTTTTGATGCTGCGCTACGACGACCCGCGGCTGGGCAAGAGGGAGGAAGATCTGTCTCCCGgagttcctctctcttcttcctcgcaaCTCGCGGGACGGCGAATCGAATCTGCTCTGTTCGAGGTCAGCGCAAAGACTGA GGCTCTCGACAACATGGCGGGGGAAACCAGTGAGTCGCGGTACGGCGTGCTGTCTGAGACGGGCTTCGCTGAGAAGCTCGAGGAAAAGGGAGCGGGTCTGCGAGGGCGCCAGGCCAAAGTCTCGACTTCTGGGAACACCTGCAGACATGGAGAGGACAAAGTTTCATCCCGTGTGTCTGGTAGtgcgccgcgggccgcgAGCAACTCTCCGACGACGAAAGCGCGCATGTGTTCGCTTTCGTCGGATGGGTCTGTCGCCGAGGGCGTCATGACCGTTCGGCCTTTCCTGCGCGGAAAAATCCACCTGGCGCtgtttctcctctcgccgctctgGATCTTATTCATCctgagcgcatgcagcagtcCGAGCTCCTTCGTCGCAGCCGCCATCTCCTGCTTCACGTTCGTCTGGAACTTCCTTGCCAGCGCCCTCCTCCACTGCTTCGAGTGGACGAACCGGCCGGGGCTCTATCAGCTGCTGCATAAGCTCGATCACGCGG GGATATTTATGGTCATCAGCGGCAGCACGACCCCCATTCCGATGCTCCTTCTCGACGCCAGCTCTTCTTGTTGGCTGCTGCTCGTCCAGCTGGCAGCGACCATCTACG GTTTCTGTTCGATCATATTCGGCGAGTTGACATCGACAGGGCGCACCCGAAGAGCTTACACGTATATCTTTGTGGGGCTATTGCACGCGTTATTCCTCTCAGAGTACTACCGCGTTTTGAAGTCGAGCGAACTGGTCGCCGTTTTTGCTCTGGCATCGCTGTATGTTGTGGGAGCGCTTGTATACAGCTGCAAGCGGCCAGACCCCTTCCCAGCGATTTACGGCTTCCACGAGGTCTTCCATTCCTTTTGTTTCCTTAGTTTTCTTCTCACGTTGTGGCTGGACTACGTCGTCATTCGAAGGGTCGAgtggggcgccgcgcggagtgCAGGGACCGAGCTAGATGGAGCTGCCGCGGATGCGGAAGCGGCTGGGGTAGCAGCTGGTCCAGGGTAA
- a CDS encoding hypothetical protein (encoded by transcript BESB_045760): MAFNRRTDCTHGNPVIGQRAWEEAFGMHQERLRKMKPQVDTRVPLSNAYHRAVRKDYYADQRKKMNDAFENFKMLRAIATTMNRPSPLTRTQEPQYHILNQVARRRELLRIYKQNQILLQRLEATRPVAVNRTNRDLLEHERLLANCSYSTRRLRQRAQKSPVLHPRPSSSPSPCKANTATTRNSSQKRSPLASRTVLRSSQNPRPLHQAETVTPLRDAGTRLPVSKSVPNLRSNSFLAEEGRADHNVKNRFRWEDYTVYPTSAVMGRKPHPFKESDMTAHRLLCTNKG; the protein is encoded by the exons ATGGCCTTCAACCGGAGGACCGACTGTACGCATGGCAACCCCGTCATCGGACAGCGAGCATGGGAGGAGGCGTTCGGGATGCATCAAGAGCGACTGAGGAAGATGAAGCCTCAAGTAGACACGCGGGTGCCTCTCAGCAACGCTTACCATCGGGCAGTCCGCAAAGATTATTATGCTGAccagagaaaaaaaatgaATGATGCATTCGAGAACTTCAAGATGCTTCGTGCCATCGCAACGACCATGAACAGACCCTCGCCTCTCACCAGAACGCAGGAGCCGCAATACCACATCCTCAACCAAGTGGCGCGTCGGAGAGAGCTTCTCCGCATCTACAAGCAGAATCAG ATCCTTCTTCAGCGATTGGAAGCAACGCGACCGGTGGCTGTGAATCGGACAAACCGAGATCTGCTTGAGCACGAGCGGTTACTGGCGAACTGCAGTTACtccacgcggcggctgcgccagcgGGCTCAAAAGTCTCCTGTTCTGCATCCacggccttcctcgtcgccctctccttGCAAAGCAAATACAGCTACCACGCGCAATAGCTCACAGAAAAGATCTCCTCTGGCAAGCCGGACG GTCCTCAGGTCTTCACAAAATCCCAGGCCTTTGCACCAAGCTGAAACAGTGACACCCCTTCGGGATGCCGGTACGAGGCTGCCGGTGTCGAAAAGCGTTCCAAACCTGAGAAGCAACAGCTTTctcgcggaagaaggccgcgcagaccACAATGTCAAAAATCGTTTCCGCTGGGAAGACTACACCGTCTACCCGACCAGCGCTGTGATGGGCAGGAAGCCGCACCCGTTCAAAGAGAGCGATATGACGGCTCATCGTCTGCTGTGCACAAATAAGGGATGA